One window from the genome of Rhizobium sp. Pop5 encodes:
- a CDS encoding NADH-quinone oxidoreductase subunit C, translated as MSAGPSLNRAPIMERFGETIEDLGTAHGVDAFAVPPKRIVEFCRFLKEHPALQFNFLSDICGVDHYPETPRFEAVYHLYSLPNRWRVRIKCRLGDPPEVPSVTGVWRTANWHEREAWDMYGIRFAGHPDLRRIYMWEGFEGFPQRKDFPLRGYKDKLNPFGAEGPPPTQPDLATRDIP; from the coding sequence ATGAGCGCGGGGCCGTCCCTCAATCGCGCTCCGATCATGGAGCGCTTCGGAGAAACAATCGAGGACCTCGGCACTGCGCACGGTGTCGACGCCTTTGCCGTTCCGCCCAAGAGGATCGTCGAGTTCTGCCGATTTCTGAAAGAGCATCCGGCGCTGCAATTCAATTTCCTCTCGGACATTTGCGGGGTCGATCATTATCCCGAAACGCCGCGGTTCGAGGCCGTCTACCATCTCTATTCGCTGCCCAACAGGTGGCGGGTCCGCATCAAGTGCCGGCTTGGCGATCCTCCTGAAGTGCCTTCGGTCACGGGAGTCTGGCGCACAGCCAACTGGCATGAGCGTGAAGCCTGGGACATGTATGGCATCCGGTTTGCGGGACATCCCGATCTGCGCCGGATCTACATGTGGGAAGGCTTCGAGGGCTTTCCCCAGCGCAAGGATTTCCCTCTCAGGGGCTATAAGGACAAGTTGAACCCCTTCGGTGCCGAAGGTCCGCCGCCAACGCAACCCGATCTTGCCACCAGGGACATTCCGTAA
- the nuoD gene encoding NADH dehydrogenase (quinone) subunit D — MTEVTELSRPEGEALNTKEVLLNLGPQHPSTHGVLRLVLELDGEFVERVDPHIGYLHRGTEKLAESFTYTQIFPLTDRLDYLCPPSNNLAFALAVEKLLGIEAPIRAQYIRVMMAELARISGHLLITGALPMDLGAMTALLYVMREREMIMDLLEMITGARMHTSFCRVGGVREDLPDGFFPKIREFCDIFPNRIRDYERLLEDNRVFLNRTKGIGVISAEDAVDLGLSGPNLRASGVDWDIRRDEPYEIYDRLDFNVITREEGDCYARWRCRVDEMRESMRIIEQCIDQMPEGPFQIDNPTIAFPLNKDRVHCSMETLIQHFDLSAYGFKVPKGEVYSAIEAPKGELGFYIISDGSPKPFRMKVRAPSFVNLQALFGVTNARYLADMIAVLGSLDPVMAEVDK; from the coding sequence ATGACCGAAGTCACCGAGCTCAGCAGGCCTGAGGGTGAAGCGCTCAATACCAAGGAAGTGCTTCTCAACCTCGGTCCGCAGCACCCCAGCACCCATGGGGTTCTTCGGCTCGTCCTCGAACTGGACGGCGAGTTCGTCGAGCGCGTCGATCCGCATATCGGCTACCTCCATCGCGGCACCGAAAAACTGGCGGAGAGTTTCACCTATACCCAGATTTTCCCGCTGACGGACCGGCTCGACTATCTCTGTCCGCCTTCGAACAACCTCGCCTTCGCGCTGGCGGTGGAGAAACTTCTCGGCATAGAAGCACCGATCCGGGCGCAATATATCCGCGTGATGATGGCCGAGCTGGCACGGATCTCCGGTCACCTCCTGATCACCGGCGCGCTGCCGATGGATCTCGGCGCCATGACCGCGCTGCTTTACGTCATGCGCGAGCGCGAAATGATCATGGACCTCCTGGAAATGATCACCGGTGCGCGCATGCACACGTCCTTCTGCCGGGTTGGCGGGGTGCGCGAGGACCTGCCTGATGGGTTCTTCCCTAAGATCCGGGAGTTTTGCGACATCTTTCCGAACCGTATCCGCGATTATGAGCGACTGCTCGAAGATAACCGGGTGTTTCTCAATCGCACGAAGGGGATCGGCGTGATCTCCGCCGAGGATGCTGTCGATCTCGGCCTCAGCGGCCCGAACCTGCGTGCTTCCGGTGTCGACTGGGACATCCGGCGCGATGAGCCCTACGAGATCTACGACCGGCTCGATTTCAACGTCATCACCCGTGAAGAGGGCGATTGCTATGCACGCTGGCGATGCCGCGTCGACGAAATGCGCGAAAGCATGAGGATCATCGAACAATGCATCGACCAGATGCCTGAGGGTCCGTTCCAGATCGACAATCCGACCATCGCCTTCCCGCTCAACAAGGATCGAGTGCACTGCTCGATGGAGACGCTGATCCAGCATTTCGACCTGTCGGCCTACGGCTTCAAGGTGCCGAAGGGCGAGGTCTATTCGGCGATCGAAGCGCCAAAGGGCGAGCTTGGCTTCTACATCATCAGCGACGGGTCGCCAAAACCGTTCCGCATGAAGGTGCGGGCACCCTCGTTCGTCAATCTTCAGGCCCTCTTCGGGGTCACCAACGCCCGCTATCTGGCGGACATGATCGCCGTGCTCGGCAGCCTCGACCCTGTGATGGCGGAGGTGGACAAGTAG
- the nuoE gene encoding NADH-quinone oxidoreductase subunit NuoE, which yields MTMREKIEEAAARYPDQRSAIMPALLIAQQEHGHLPGPVLEEVADILGVERIWVYELATFYTLFHTEPVGMFHLQLCDNVSCMLCGSEDLLSHLETVLGIRKGDTTPDGLFTLSTVECLGACEMAPVMQVGDDYHANLDVARINALLDRLRATVGAASFEHASARLPGE from the coding sequence ATGACCATGCGCGAAAAGATCGAAGAGGCGGCGGCGCGGTATCCCGACCAGCGCTCTGCGATCATGCCCGCGCTCCTGATCGCGCAGCAAGAACATGGCCATCTGCCTGGGCCAGTGTTGGAAGAGGTCGCCGACATTCTCGGCGTCGAGCGGATCTGGGTCTACGAGCTGGCGACTTTCTACACTCTCTTCCATACCGAGCCGGTGGGGATGTTCCATCTGCAACTCTGTGACAATGTTTCCTGCATGCTGTGCGGATCAGAGGACCTGCTGAGCCATCTGGAAACAGTGCTGGGGATCAGGAAAGGTGACACCACCCCGGACGGGCTGTTCACGCTTTCGACCGTCGAATGCCTCGGCGCCTGCGAGATGGCTCCGGTGATGCAAGTCGGCGACGATTACCACGCCAACCTTGACGTGGCGCGGATAAACGCACTGTTGGACAGATTGCGGGCGACAGTGGGAGCCGCGAGCTTCGAGCACGCCTCTGCACGGCTGCCGGGGGAATAG
- the nuoF gene encoding NADH-quinone oxidoreductase subunit NuoF, which yields MFEPVLLKNVDVADGHLVSTYEAGGGYQALAKALREYTPDEVIDLVKRSNLRGRGGAGFPTGMKWGFVPKRTGKPTYLCCNADEGEPGTFKDRIIMERDPHQLIEGLAVSAYAIGAETAYVYIRGEYVTAIRRLQQAIAEAHAKGYLGRRILGSDFNFAVHIHCGAGAYICGEETAMLESLEGKRAQPRLKPPFPAVAGLYASPTVINNVETLACVPHIIVRGSDWFRGIGPDKSPGPKLYCLSGQVRKPGLYELPMGIPLRELVENHAGGALPGRRIKAVIPGGVSAPVIPEHGLEVRMDFDSLAAAGSMLGSAGVIVIDDSTCVVKVATRIIEFFHHESCGKCTPCREGLNWVVKVLRRVEAGEGAAGDLEQLDMLCKGIFGNTFCALGDGAAMGLRAALAHFRDEFVAHIEDRRCPFH from the coding sequence ATGTTCGAACCGGTTCTTCTCAAAAATGTCGATGTGGCGGACGGTCATTTGGTGTCGACTTACGAGGCTGGCGGCGGCTACCAGGCGCTGGCGAAGGCGCTGCGCGAGTATACGCCTGACGAGGTTATCGACCTCGTCAAACGATCCAACCTGCGCGGTCGCGGTGGTGCCGGATTCCCAACGGGCATGAAATGGGGTTTCGTGCCGAAGCGCACCGGCAAGCCGACATATCTGTGCTGCAACGCCGATGAGGGCGAGCCGGGCACGTTCAAGGACCGGATCATCATGGAGCGCGACCCGCATCAACTGATCGAGGGGTTGGCGGTCAGTGCATACGCGATCGGGGCCGAAACCGCCTATGTCTATATTCGCGGAGAATATGTGACGGCGATCCGTCGTCTGCAGCAGGCGATCGCCGAGGCCCACGCAAAGGGCTATCTCGGAAGGCGCATTCTGGGCTCGGATTTCAATTTCGCCGTACACATCCACTGCGGCGCCGGCGCCTATATCTGCGGCGAGGAGACTGCGATGCTCGAGTCGCTCGAGGGCAAACGGGCGCAGCCGCGATTGAAGCCACCATTTCCAGCCGTGGCCGGGCTCTACGCCAGTCCTACAGTGATCAACAATGTCGAGACGCTCGCTTGCGTGCCGCATATCATTGTGCGGGGGTCGGACTGGTTTCGGGGCATCGGCCCGGACAAGAGCCCCGGCCCGAAACTTTACTGCCTCAGCGGGCAGGTGCGCAAACCCGGCCTCTATGAGTTGCCGATGGGCATACCGCTGCGCGAACTGGTCGAGAACCACGCCGGTGGCGCGCTGCCGGGACGCAGAATCAAGGCGGTGATCCCGGGCGGGGTCTCGGCGCCGGTCATACCGGAGCACGGGCTGGAGGTGAGGATGGATTTCGACTCGCTGGCTGCCGCCGGCTCGATGCTCGGTTCGGCTGGCGTTATCGTGATCGACGACTCGACCTGCGTGGTCAAGGTCGCCACCCGGATCATCGAGTTCTTCCACCATGAGTCCTGCGGCAAGTGCACGCCATGCCGGGAAGGATTGAACTGGGTCGTGAAGGTCCTGCGCCGGGTCGAGGCCGGCGAAGGTGCTGCCGGCGATCTGGAGCAGCTGGATATGCTCTGCAAAGGCATTTTCGGCAATACGTTTTGTGCCTTGGGTGACGGGGCGGCGATGGGGTTGCGGGCGGCACTCGCACATTTTCGCGATGAGTTCGTTGCCCATATCGAAGACCGCAGGTGCCCCTTTCACTGA
- the nuoG gene encoding NADH-quinone oxidoreductase subunit NuoG, with amino-acid sequence MVSITIDGQTLEVEAGSTVLQAARRLGIDIPTFCYLKRLPALASCRMCLVEIEGQRRLQPSCATAVTEGMVVRANTPLIEETRSSMLDMLLANHPLDCPICDKGGECELQNMVMAYGPRESRFRDDKRVFHSEDIRLSPVIIMNVNRCIQCQRCVRMCEEVVGAVALGTIEKGMDTAVTGFEGSLASCDQCGNCVEVCPVGALMSFPYRYKARPWDLTETDTVCPHCGTGCQLTVGTRKGEFMRVRSKWDEGVNRETLCVRGRFGLDFVASRDRIKRPMIRRDGALVPVSWDEVGDYLRRRLSAVEGKAAGGLASPRLPNEMLYQFQKLMRTAFRTNNIDCSSRWSTPFDTLGPLLAGFNSRAPLDEVIGNDCVLVVGGNVTEENPVTEYLLRDGVRRRQAGLLMLSARPSRLDADARVVVRVLPGGEAASLAAVVAGLVAAVGQALPGDVLAGIDATIGKPAVETGIDGPDRLAAALKEGRSVTVLVSVDLLRSPEARATLQQINNLLQVLRLLGKGLAMQFLFDRANQMGAWDMGVLPAALPGLRAVADDVARTTLARDWGAEIPSEPGADLDAILELCVGGRMGALYIVGTDPLIAYPDRDFVTRALGAADLLIVQDAFLTDTAGLAEVVLPAAGYGEETGTFTNNEGRTQTVRKFREPAFEARSNLAIFDFVAALRNQALRPSTQGEIFDEIARLVPAYQGLTWDGLGADGAFTKAVPTPPAAKFFAPPPVPTAGDRLMLITGDCLFHNGYLSERSDILNTVANDPYVAMSAEDTAQLGLSDGELVIVRSAQGELTAQLKVDRRFPKGLVFVPENYRALRLNSLMRRGEYPCPVGVQKVHATLEDDRTSRIWRGV; translated from the coding sequence ATGGTCAGCATTACGATCGATGGACAAACGCTGGAGGTTGAGGCTGGCTCGACAGTGCTGCAGGCCGCCCGGCGTTTGGGCATCGATATCCCGACCTTCTGCTATCTGAAGCGTCTGCCGGCGCTGGCCTCCTGCCGCATGTGCCTGGTAGAGATCGAGGGGCAGCGGCGACTGCAGCCCTCCTGCGCCACGGCCGTCACCGAGGGTATGGTGGTGCGGGCGAACACACCTCTGATCGAGGAAACGCGCTCTTCCATGCTCGATATGCTGCTCGCCAACCACCCCCTCGACTGTCCTATCTGCGACAAGGGCGGCGAATGCGAGCTTCAGAACATGGTGATGGCCTACGGACCCCGCGAGAGCCGATTCCGCGATGACAAGCGTGTATTCCACTCCGAGGACATCCGTCTGAGCCCGGTCATCATCATGAACGTCAACCGGTGCATCCAGTGCCAGCGCTGTGTCCGGATGTGTGAGGAGGTTGTCGGCGCGGTCGCCCTCGGCACAATCGAAAAAGGCATGGATACCGCCGTCACCGGCTTCGAGGGCAGTCTCGCGAGTTGTGACCAGTGCGGCAATTGCGTCGAGGTCTGCCCGGTCGGCGCGCTGATGAGCTTCCCCTATCGCTACAAGGCGCGACCCTGGGATCTCACCGAAACCGACACGGTCTGCCCGCATTGTGGCACCGGTTGCCAGCTGACGGTCGGCACACGCAAGGGCGAGTTCATGCGGGTGCGCTCGAAGTGGGACGAGGGGGTCAACCGCGAAACGCTCTGCGTTCGGGGACGCTTCGGCCTCGATTTCGTCGCGAGCCGGGACCGGATCAAACGACCGATGATCCGCCGCGATGGCGCCCTGGTTCCGGTTTCATGGGATGAGGTTGGGGACTATCTGCGCCGGCGGCTATCTGCCGTCGAGGGCAAGGCTGCCGGCGGACTGGCCTCGCCTCGCCTCCCCAACGAGATGCTCTATCAGTTTCAGAAGCTGATGCGGACGGCATTCCGGACCAACAACATTGATTGCTCGTCACGCTGGTCCACGCCCTTCGATACGCTCGGCCCGCTGCTGGCAGGTTTCAACAGCCGCGCACCGCTGGACGAAGTGATCGGCAACGACTGCGTGCTCGTCGTCGGCGGCAACGTCACCGAGGAGAACCCGGTCACCGAATACCTGTTGCGGGATGGCGTGCGGCGGCGGCAGGCCGGATTGCTCATGCTCTCGGCGCGACCGTCCCGTCTGGACGCCGATGCCAGGGTGGTGGTTCGCGTGCTGCCGGGCGGAGAAGCGGCAAGCCTTGCCGCGGTGGTGGCCGGTCTGGTAGCGGCAGTCGGTCAGGCCTTGCCGGGCGATGTTCTTGCGGGCATCGATGCGACAATCGGCAAGCCGGCGGTGGAAACCGGCATTGACGGACCGGATCGTCTGGCCGCGGCACTCAAGGAAGGCCGCAGCGTCACCGTGCTTGTCAGCGTCGATCTCCTGAGATCACCCGAAGCGCGCGCGACGCTGCAGCAGATCAATAACCTGCTGCAGGTTCTGCGCTTGCTCGGCAAGGGTCTGGCGATGCAGTTCCTCTTCGACCGCGCCAACCAGATGGGCGCCTGGGACATGGGAGTTCTGCCGGCAGCTCTGCCGGGACTGCGGGCGGTCGCCGACGATGTGGCGCGCACAACTCTTGCGCGGGACTGGGGCGCCGAAATCCCGTCTGAACCCGGCGCGGATCTCGACGCCATTCTGGAGCTCTGCGTCGGCGGGCGGATGGGCGCTCTCTACATCGTCGGAACAGACCCCCTGATCGCCTATCCCGACAGGGATTTCGTGACGCGGGCGCTTGGCGCCGCCGATCTCCTGATCGTGCAGGACGCCTTCCTCACCGATACGGCCGGCCTTGCCGAGGTCGTTCTGCCCGCGGCAGGTTACGGCGAGGAAACCGGCACGTTCACCAACAACGAGGGCCGGACCCAGACGGTCCGCAAATTCCGCGAACCCGCCTTCGAGGCGCGGAGCAATCTGGCGATCTTCGACTTCGTCGCGGCGCTTCGCAACCAAGCACTGCGGCCGTCGACGCAAGGCGAAATTTTCGACGAGATTGCACGGCTGGTTCCGGCCTATCAGGGATTGACCTGGGACGGACTTGGCGCCGACGGCGCATTTACCAAGGCGGTACCGACGCCACCGGCGGCCAAGTTCTTTGCGCCGCCGCCGGTCCCGACAGCAGGAGACCGGCTCATGCTGATCACCGGCGACTGCCTGTTCCACAACGGATATCTTTCCGAAAGGTCGGACATCCTGAACACGGTCGCCAATGATCCCTATGTCGCGATGAGCGCTGAGGATACCGCACAGCTTGGCCTTTCGGATGGCGAACTGGTCATCGTGCGTTCCGCCCAGGGAGAACTGACGGCGCAGCTCAAGGTCGACAGGCGGTTTCCCAAAGGGCTCGTCTTCGTTCCGGAAAACTATAGAGCCTTGCGTCTCAACAGCCTGATGCGGCGGGGCGAATACCCATGCCCGGTGGGGGTCCAGAAGGTGCATGCCACTCTTGAGGACGACCGCACGAGCCGGATCTGGCGTGGGGTCTGA
- a CDS encoding CBS domain-containing protein, with amino-acid sequence MLVGEIMKNKGVGVIAVTPDQTMVEVLRLFRDNNIGFVVVSQSNDEYLGSLSERDCCNAVAEYGADAAMMRVADVMNRNVATCSTRDLLPVAMGIMTQRRTRHVLVMDGGDVVGVVSIGDVVKHRLEEAQRTEQDLQDYICGTRYH; translated from the coding sequence ATGCTTGTCGGCGAAATCATGAAGAACAAGGGTGTCGGTGTCATAGCGGTCACTCCCGATCAGACGATGGTGGAAGTCTTGAGGCTGTTTCGCGACAACAATATCGGCTTCGTTGTCGTCAGCCAGTCGAACGACGAATACCTGGGTTCGCTGTCGGAGCGGGATTGCTGCAACGCGGTGGCGGAATACGGAGCCGACGCGGCGATGATGCGGGTTGCGGATGTCATGAACCGCAATGTGGCGACCTGTTCGACACGGGATTTGCTACCCGTTGCGATGGGGATCATGACACAGCGGCGTACGCGTCATGTGCTGGTCATGGATGGAGGCGACGTTGTCGGCGTGGTCAGCATCGGCGACGTGGTTAAACACAGGCTCGAGGAAGCGCAGCGCACAGAGCAGGATCTGCAGGATTACATCTGCGGGACCAGGTATCACTGA
- a CDS encoding NADH-quinone oxidoreductase subunit I encodes MSRAQDRVGTWIGWAFFADLANALVLTFGYLFSRTVTMQYPDKEKWLPYSRYRGHHFLTRDEEGEIKCVACELCARICPCDCIEVVPYEDEKGNRHPVKFEIDTARCLFCGLCEDACPADAIALGQQYEFSSFSSADLVIGRDDLLAKPGKAATGGGVVAARLNTKKDVLVETRETKGYNWWRNIRRT; translated from the coding sequence ATGTCGCGCGCGCAGGACAGAGTTGGAACATGGATTGGCTGGGCGTTCTTCGCCGATCTGGCGAATGCGTTGGTTCTGACCTTCGGCTACCTGTTCTCCAGAACCGTCACCATGCAGTATCCGGACAAGGAAAAATGGCTACCCTACTCACGCTATCGGGGCCATCACTTCCTGACGCGTGATGAAGAGGGCGAAATCAAGTGCGTGGCCTGCGAACTCTGCGCGCGGATCTGTCCCTGCGACTGTATCGAAGTCGTCCCCTATGAGGACGAGAAGGGCAACCGGCACCCGGTCAAATTCGAGATCGACACGGCTCGCTGCCTGTTCTGCGGGCTGTGCGAGGACGCCTGCCCAGCGGATGCAATCGCGCTTGGCCAGCAGTACGAATTTTCGAGTTTTTCCTCAGCCGACCTGGTGATCGGGCGCGACGACCTGCTCGCCAAGCCGGGCAAGGCGGCAACCGGCGGCGGCGTGGTTGCCGCGCGCCTGAATACAAAGAAGGACGTGCTCGTCGAGACGAGAGAGACGAAGGGCTACAACTGGTGGCGGAATATCCGGCGAACGTGA
- the nuoH gene encoding NADH-quinone oxidoreductase subunit NuoH, whose protein sequence is MELVVALGLIVFKVAFLIAILLLLPLPLTWLERKIAGHIQQRMGPMRVGWHGLLQPMADGIKLLTKEDHIPAEADRFLFKLAPILALAPPFVVFVAIPFGESISVPGAEITLYASNMNVALLFVFAVIGIEVYGVIFGGWAANSKYAVLGSLRTCAQMISYEIPMGFAVIGVVMLAQSMSLLDIVRAQSDVWNIVYQPVGFFVFFVAGLAEAQRIPFDLSEAEGDLGAGFHTEYSGIRFAFFMVSEYAIVLLVSVLVVILFFGGWNGVLIPLPPLLWFVLKVAFFVYVFIWFRFTFPRYRYDQLMAIGWKVLLPLSMANIIITGVLLGAVAAP, encoded by the coding sequence ATGGAACTTGTCGTCGCCCTTGGCCTGATTGTCTTCAAGGTCGCGTTTCTGATTGCGATCCTGCTGCTGCTGCCGTTGCCGCTAACCTGGCTGGAACGCAAGATCGCCGGGCACATCCAGCAGCGGATGGGGCCGATGCGCGTCGGGTGGCACGGGCTGCTGCAGCCGATGGCGGACGGAATAAAGCTCTTAACCAAAGAGGATCACATCCCGGCCGAGGCCGATCGCTTCCTGTTCAAACTGGCGCCAATCCTGGCGCTCGCCCCGCCCTTTGTGGTGTTCGTCGCAATCCCCTTCGGCGAAAGCATCTCGGTCCCCGGCGCCGAGATCACCCTCTACGCCTCCAACATGAATGTGGCGTTACTCTTCGTCTTTGCGGTGATCGGGATCGAGGTCTATGGCGTTATCTTCGGTGGCTGGGCCGCTAACAGCAAATACGCGGTCCTCGGCAGCCTCAGGACCTGCGCGCAGATGATCAGCTACGAGATTCCGATGGGGTTTGCGGTGATCGGGGTGGTCATGTTGGCGCAATCCATGAGCCTGCTCGACATCGTGCGGGCCCAAAGCGATGTCTGGAACATCGTCTACCAACCGGTCGGCTTCTTCGTGTTCTTCGTCGCCGGATTGGCCGAAGCGCAGCGTATTCCCTTCGACCTTTCGGAAGCGGAAGGCGATCTGGGGGCCGGCTTTCATACCGAATATAGCGGCATCCGCTTTGCGTTTTTCATGGTCAGCGAATATGCCATCGTGTTGCTGGTGTCGGTTCTGGTGGTGATCCTGTTTTTCGGCGGCTGGAACGGTGTGCTGATCCCCTTGCCGCCACTCCTCTGGTTTGTGCTCAAGGTCGCATTCTTCGTCTATGTGTTTATCTGGTTCCGCTTCACTTTCCCCCGCTACCGCTACGACCAACTGATGGCGATCGGATGGAAAGTCTTGCTTCCTCTGTCGATGGCGAACATAATTATAACCGGTGTACTTTTAGGGGCCGTAGCGGCTCCGTAG
- a CDS encoding response regulator transcription factor, producing the protein MRILLVEDDSILGSSLKRALEKHAYGVDWMRDGQSGLEAAEHSHFAAVILDINLPVLGGIDVLKGMRRKGNTVPVMLLTALDAIRQKVEGLDEGADDYLIKPFDLDELLARLRALIRRREGRTESLLRCGDIEVDPSAMVARKGSLQVHTTAKEFHLLKLLMERSGRYVTKNDIEYALYDANSTVESNAIEVTIYNLRKKLGADFIKSIRGIGYMIER; encoded by the coding sequence GTGCGTATCCTGCTTGTTGAAGACGACAGCATTCTCGGATCATCGCTGAAGAGGGCGCTGGAGAAACATGCCTATGGAGTCGACTGGATGCGCGACGGCCAGTCAGGTCTCGAAGCGGCGGAGCATTCGCATTTCGCGGCCGTCATCCTCGACATTAACCTCCCGGTGCTGGGTGGCATCGACGTCCTCAAAGGCATGAGGCGGAAGGGCAACACCGTCCCGGTCATGCTCCTGACAGCACTCGATGCCATCAGGCAGAAGGTCGAAGGCCTCGACGAGGGTGCCGACGACTATCTGATCAAACCCTTCGACCTTGACGAATTGCTCGCACGCCTGCGCGCCCTCATCCGTCGCCGCGAAGGCCGGACCGAAAGCCTCCTGCGGTGCGGCGATATCGAGGTGGATCCGTCGGCGATGGTGGCGCGCAAGGGCAGTCTTCAGGTTCATACCACCGCCAAGGAATTTCACCTGCTCAAGCTCCTGATGGAACGAAGCGGCCGCTATGTGACGAAGAACGATATCGAATACGCTCTCTACGATGCCAACAGCACCGTCGAAAGCAATGCCATCGAGGTGACGATCTACAATCTGCGCAAGAAGCTCGGAGCCGATTTCATTAAATCGATCCGTGGCATCGGTTACATGATCGAGCGATGA
- a CDS encoding HAMP domain-containing sensor histidine kinase, translated as MSQATLTRKIFFRIAPVVAVTIMVIGAFAFTSATREINNIYDAQLINDANVLWRLLHNRLQHSLERTPQQVDDIDFSMDNQLALNEDADDYADAHMFRAWVDGKIMFFSSTAFQSDVPHQQAGFTNLSHHNENWRVYSLPIPNSGIVMEVGEKISLRQTLVSNILLNLFFPLLVLVPMIGFLIWLGIHNGLRTIHGLVHQIRTRSPDDLSAIAVEDLPRDLLPLGRSINQLLGKLGRSLTLERRFSDLAAHQLRTPQASVKLLLQMLDSTEDEQERKAIIADLVTSNNRATHLIEQLLRLARVSHHPLNPMPVRLYHLMASTLAEVGNIITSRKLDVSLVGPESAEVRTDASLLQMMVGNLLDNAIKYTPPGGRIEVVLAAETDFWLISISDSGQGIPPDEREAVFKRFYRLDTLSAEGAGLGLAIVADTADRLAASVKLSTPARGLGLRVELRLPKN; from the coding sequence ATGAGCCAGGCAACCCTCACACGCAAGATTTTCTTCAGGATCGCGCCGGTCGTGGCGGTGACGATAATGGTGATCGGCGCTTTCGCCTTCACGAGCGCCACGCGCGAGATAAACAACATCTATGATGCGCAGCTCATCAACGATGCGAACGTCTTGTGGCGATTGTTGCATAACCGGCTGCAACATTCGCTCGAGCGCACGCCGCAACAAGTCGACGATATCGATTTCAGCATGGACAATCAGCTCGCCCTTAATGAGGATGCAGACGATTATGCCGACGCGCACATGTTCCGCGCTTGGGTGGACGGCAAGATCATGTTCTTCAGCAGCACAGCCTTTCAGTCCGACGTGCCGCACCAGCAGGCAGGTTTCACGAACCTAAGCCATCACAATGAGAACTGGCGCGTCTATTCACTGCCGATCCCGAATTCCGGCATCGTCATGGAAGTCGGCGAGAAGATCTCGCTGCGCCAGACACTGGTTTCCAACATCCTTCTGAACCTGTTCTTTCCGCTGCTGGTGCTGGTGCCGATGATCGGCTTTCTGATCTGGCTCGGGATCCACAATGGCCTGCGGACCATCCACGGGCTTGTGCACCAGATCCGCACCCGTTCGCCGGACGATCTTTCAGCCATTGCGGTCGAGGATCTCCCGAGGGACCTTCTGCCTCTCGGCCGGTCGATCAATCAGCTTCTCGGCAAGCTCGGGCGGTCGTTGACGCTCGAAAGGCGCTTTTCGGATCTTGCCGCCCATCAACTGCGCACGCCGCAAGCAAGCGTCAAACTGCTCTTGCAGATGCTGGATAGCACCGAGGACGAACAGGAGCGGAAGGCGATCATTGCCGATCTGGTGACCAGCAACAACCGGGCAACCCATCTGATTGAGCAATTGCTGCGCCTCGCGAGAGTTAGCCACCATCCCCTCAATCCGATGCCTGTTCGCCTCTACCATCTTATGGCATCGACGCTCGCGGAAGTGGGCAACATCATCACCAGCCGCAAGCTCGACGTCTCTTTGGTCGGTCCTGAATCGGCCGAGGTGAGGACGGACGCATCGCTGCTGCAGATGATGGTCGGCAATCTCCTGGACAACGCGATAAAGTACACCCCACCCGGCGGTCGGATCGAGGTGGTTCTCGCCGCGGAGACTGACTTCTGGCTGATTTCAATCAGTGACAGCGGACAGGGAATTCCGCCCGACGAACGCGAAGCCGTCTTCAAGCGCTTCTATCGTCTCGACACCCTCAGCGCCGAGGGCGCCGGCCTCGGGCTTGCCATCGTCGCCGACACGGCGGATCGTCTTGCGGCATCGGTCAAGCTTTCCACACCGGCCAGGGGGCTCGGCTTGCGGGTTGAGCTGCGACTGCCGAAGAACTGA